CGTGCAGAATATGATGACAATGATGGAGATGAGGAGGGTTTGCCAGGTCCTGCATTACCTCCAGACTACAAGGCTGACTCCTTCACcagtgaggatgaggaggatgatATTATTGGACCCATGCCGTCCAAGTGTCCAGTTCAAAACACGGTGGCTCTGGACATTGAACGCAGGGCACGAATGATGAAAGATAAGCTGACCAAAGTTGTGAGTCTGAGCTTTTCTTAAGCTTTTACTATGACTATTCGCAAGTATTTACTAAatgtttttctattatttttaaataaatgtgtatatactgtatttgatagaatttttcattttacacaaaATAGCACAACAAATGGGTAACAGATGAAACTGAAAGTTTTTCTGTTATTTctaaataaatgtgtatatatttgatatcatttttcattttacacaaaATAGTCCGACAAATAGGTAACAGATGAAAATGGTTAAATTGGAATGATATAACTTAAAATCATATTAGAAGTAAAGACCACACAAAACCTGCTGGACAGAGGGGCATGTGGCACTAAATTCATGGGATTATAGCTACAAATGCAGTTAGTCAGTCGTTCAAAGTAAAATACTCAAGATTCACACAAGCGCATCAGTAAGCAAATTTTTGGACAACGGTAGCGTTCCAATCTAATCATTTCCACTACGGAGCCGAGGACTTAGTACTTCTCTCCCTATTAGTTTGGCATGAAGTCTTTCCTTTGGTGGTACACTATAAATTTCTCAAACCACTTAGTCATTAATAGCGCTTTTGCACAAAtccaattaaataaaatggattttaTAGTCACAGTGAGTCACGTTTGTTGCGTCGTAGCAATGGGCAAAGGaaatcccaatattttgagggaATGACACCTCAGCATCATATTGAGAGGAAACAATAGCTGCGATCTACTTTGATTTTGGAACGCGGAACTTGGTTCAAAATTTTGAACGATGAACAAAACTAGTTCATCTTTGGAACGTGAACAGACCTTTCTTGACAGACTACATGGATAAAATGAACATTCAACACTAAACGTTACTTACGTACAGGGTCCCTAAATGTTTTGCTCATTGTAGTTACTGTGTGAAATATGTATGGCCAGTATGCCACCATCCGATCTGCAAGTGGGAACACTTATACTGCACGGTtgtcaaactgatttttttgtcacgggccacattgttgacCTATTGTTGAAATTTGTTTGTTCAACTACATTATGAAtagattttatttcaaaagggaGGGtggtaacaaaaaatgcttgcaatatctcttgcaattttgactttttgtattTCAGCTAGAAAAAAAATCGACGTACAcactcgcgggccacataagatGATGTTGCAGGTCGGATCTGGGCCCcaggccaccagtttgacacctgtgacttaGCACGATGTAGGTAAAAACACAGTACATGTGATCAGAGAGGAATGATGGTTAAAATAGGTTATGTAACCAATCAGAAGAgggttttgaaaaatattcgaggactaaaatattcaataactGCACCCCTATTGTTGAGTAAAGCCCATGCTTTGGGGCCCAGTTTGATAATCCAGCACAAAATTGTTCCTCAAAATTAGAACATTGCTCCTCAAATGAAGAAATGATTAGCAAAACCACTCCTCAAGAGCGAAAACAAGATTGAGCCTTGAGGTTGTTCTCCGCCATTTGCCATAAGTTAAATGTGataggggcagcacggtggttcagatgATAAAAGcgtcatagttctgaggacaaaggttcgatcctggcctcgtctgtatggagtttgcatgttctccccgtgcctgcgtgggttttctccggccactccggtttcctcccacatcccaaaaatatgcaacattaattgggtactctaaattgcccctaggtgtgattgtgagtgtggctgtttgtctccatgtgccctgcgattggctggcaaccagttcagggtgtaccctgcctcctgccttttgacagctgggataggctccagcactccccgcaactcttgtgaggataaccggcaaagaaaatggatggatggataaatgtgaTAGGCTCCCACTAACCTCCGACTCAAATGATGACCAGAACTACTGAATATAGACACATTTTCTCGTTGTCTCGTTAAGACAATGAAAATTTTCAGCATTGGGAATAAAAATATCTGACAACCCAATCTTTTTGAAGGCTAGtgatttataaaatgtgaaaaattggtTGTAACACAATGGATTTCAaacatagttgtttttttttctcctcgttTATAGGATGCTCCTGAGGTCCCAACCCGAGAGACTTGGATGACAGAACTTCCACCAGAACTACAACACATTGGGTTGGGAGCTCGTAGTTTCAAGAAGAGGTCCGGTCCGGAGATGGGTGACCGCTCCATTTGGACAGATACACCTGCTGACACAGAGCGCAAGGCCACGGTACGCAAAGCCAACAATTGCTTTTCGTTGCTTATTGGCATTACGTATATAAATTTTCAgcacaatttttaatttacaaaaagatatgttgtttttttttcttggacaaCAGGAGCGCattgagagaaagaaaaagggTGAGGCTGAGAAAGCTTCTGCTCCACAAATTTCTCAAAAGGATTTGGAAATGGCAGATAAGGTGTCAAAATATAATGTAAGTTCTCCCAACAATCAGTATtctttttgtatattttcctCGACAAGCTACGTGTTCATGTTCATGCTAAAtctttcaattcttttttttcttgattcaaGAAAACTAAACGCTCAGAATCTCTGATGAGTTTGCATAGCAAGACTATGAAGGAGAAAGCAAAGCAGGAGAGAGACAAGCCGGTGGAGAGGAGAGCGTTTGATCGGGAAACTGACCTGCAGGTCAACCGCTTCGATGATGCGCAGAAGCAGCGACTGCTGAAGAAATCTCAGGAACTGAACACACGCTTCTCTCACAGCAATGATAGAATGTTCCTGTAAGGACAGTGTTTACAGTAAAATGTCCTGCATACAGTGCGGTGAAAAAGTTTTGGCACCTTTCTcaaatttgtaaatttttgcagtttccccacTTGAAGATCGACAAACAACTATATtagacaaatacattttttctacacatggCCAGGTAACCTCAAATAGTTTTTCTCTACCttaaactgttttaaaaacGGCATTTGAAGTTCatttgggttatatttgtcagatatttgtacttttttttaatgatgatcTTCAAAATTTAattggggaaactatgcaaaaccataattttaaaatactttttcacagcactccATAAATGGACAATTATATGGAAGATAGAGCTACAAGCAGATGgagtttgcattgttttattCTAAATATTACTTTCCTCTTGTAATTTCATGTACAATATGATTGTAAATAAAACTTTTACATTCTGCTATTAAGGTGGAAACAATTACGAATGTAGTTTAAAATTGTTCTCCTGTACTCAAAGGATAATTGTAAGCAGCCTTTTCACATTtgtattataaaatataaacagCAAACTAATTGTAAGTTCTAAAAATGCAAGTTCACCCTTTGCTGtaatcacatttttgaaaagtttttcaTAGGTCTGAACAATAAGTATAAAGTATTATTcattcaaatggaaaaagtggttaaataCAGCTGCACACCCAAATAATTTGCATAGAAGTCGGACATCCACAATaaagcgattaaaaaaaaaaaaaagttcataacCAAAAGACTGATCCCCCTAAAAAGTGTCCGTTTACAATGCAACAAGACAAATTGGCACATCAGTCGATAATAGTGTGGCTGATGATACTATATTACAGTAAAGATGGGAAGTTACATCCCAATATTACAGTAGTAATATGTGACCTTTAGAAATATTTCTACTTAATTTATATCGTGTTTGTCGTTGACTGGCTGAATGTGATTTAAAAGTTATTCAGTGGGTCGGCCTGCTAAGGACTGTCAAGACGGTATGtgggtggatttttttcttcctttcttgaTGTTGGAATATTTTTGTCCCTTCTAAGTCACTGTAAGCACGTGTTATACTGCGCACGCGCACGGCCCTTTGAACAAATAGCTTGAATATTTTCTAATAAAACAATTATGTCAGAGAAGGCTGGAGACGTTGATTTGACCGGTGCTAAACTTAATACGGGAGTCTGGCTTGTAAAGGTTTGTCCATGTAGATGTAGTATTTTCTCATTCGCGGTCAGCTGTTATGGAGCCAAAGCTAACTTGGCTAACCAGTTTAGCAGCCGCCGCAGCGTTCCCTTTGTATCGAGTCCATTCGCCAAATTAAGATTTCTTTCTCTCATATTTCTAGATAAAGTGCAAGTTCAATTGAGTTATTTGAAACCGAACGAAACCGATAGCtaatcatttagaaaaaaaaaaacccacgattCTCTTTGCTGTTTAATCGAGGCTTATGTCTAAAAATGTTATCATTGTTTCACAAATACTGTTAACACGTAGTTATTTCTGTATTTAGTAGTTACAGTAATCTGTGATTTGTGTCTCGAGGAGTCAACATTCAGTAGATAATCAAATAGCTTGTGACTGAACGCAGGTGCCCAAGTACCTCTCTCAGCAATGGGCAAAAGCCACAGGAAGAGGCGAAGTTGGCAAACTCAGAATCTCCAAGTATGTGAAACCATTGCAACTCCAAGAATCCTTGTTGTTGCGATACAGCCTTTTCAAGTTCTCCCCTACAGTAGTTTTGTCTTTTAATATTCAGGACACGAGGATCGGCGACCAGATCCGGTCCGTGATAGCAAAGCATGTGTCGAGTCCCATAATTCTTGCTAAAAATGtatactaaaatttcaaattttcatatgTTGTAAGTAGTAACATTGGGATACtgcaagcattttattttaccaAAACCCTATTTACAACTCTTGGACAATTATACTTGGTTTCTGATATAAATCTAGTTGTTAACCCTTttgggtgtatatatatatatatatatatatataaaatatgagtCAAAGTTGTAATACCTGTCTGacagaaaccataactacaatgtgacaaaaatgagcatGAGATACATAGAAATAATGGTAATATACTTTAGTTTCTGTTGCTGTTACCATATATAAACttaacattttattgtatttaacaAATAGTAACTATGTTATTCTAGTTTATTAACATGTTAATCGGTTTTTACTTTCAAGGAAAGGAAACCAAGGCAAACCAGAGGTAAGAACTAATATACATTGTCAGTGTTTTTGATTATTCAAATTGCTTCAATCTCACTCATCACTCCCTGTAAATAACCTGGCTGAGGTCATGTATTGGTTAAATTCTGAAAGGAAACCATTAATTGGCAATGCCAATTTTAACAGATATGTAACTTTACAGGTGTCTTTTACATTAAATGAAGAATTGACTGTGATTGACGGTCTAGAAGACAAGACAGTGTCCGCTCCTCGGGAACACCCGTTGACAATGCAGACGGTTGGAGGTCAGACATTGGCCGTATTCACAGAGACGTCATCGGgtgagcttttttttctctcatattttttaattttttttaaatcatcactGGGTGGAGGTGCCTGTTTACTGTCTTTCCCTCCAGTCTTGCCTGCCATGCTTGCCATTCATCTGACTTCTTTGTGTTTTCTCCCAAATTGTGTCAAAGTTTTGTTTCGCAAGAATTAAAATAATGGGAACATTtaggtaattaaaaaaagcaacctTGTTAAAGGTCAAtatgtattgatttatttttactagTAGTTGTGAGCTGTGGGAACATTGCAATAGGTTTAATCAAGATGTCAAATGTGCCAACATATATGGTgttttgtgtctgtgtatgaAAATATTGTCATCGGGCCATGTAATTAATTTGCAACAGCCATAATTGAAAGGTTATGATTTCAAACACCTTTAATATATGATGACATTGACTAAATTGAAATAGAGGTCTCAATGGagttgataaaatccaacaattGCAGTAACTGTAATATCACATGCAGTACATTTGAACCTTACTTTGTCTTAGTGATGATTAAGTGACATTAGAGTGTTCCTTTGAATAGTTGCAGTTTTTCTCGGGAGAACCTGTCCTTTATTAGTCTTTGAATTACTGTACCTCCATTAAAGGGGAAGCACTCACCAATACAGGTTTGGAGAGAATCTTGACCCATACCAGAGAGAAATCGCCCTTGTTCTTTGAGTTCGGCTCATGAAAAGTAGGagcaaaataactttttttgttggaaGTTTGGTACATCGGCATTTAAAACAAGCTCTAATaaacattcttaaaaaaaacttttatcatTACGACAGCTCAACATCAcactgcaaacaacaacaacagctgcttttttttaatgctgcgaTCAAATGTTGCGGTACTGTTGTGGACAGGGAATGTATGTGCCATATGTAATTTTTGTGCACTTTAGCAGCACCGTCTTTTGGGGTTGCTTGCTTGTGGTGTTGGATCAGCGTTTTAATGCTCACTGCTTGTGGGAGCATGCTTGCTTTGCTGGTGTGTGCACGCTGATGTGCTCAACAGAGTTGACTTATTAATTTTTCCCCCTGACAAAGCGTGTGCAACTCAACCTCGGGAGTTGCTCTGATTGTCCAATCCTCTTCTCCCCCTATTTTCCATCTcaaacatacacacgcacacacacacacacacacacacacacacacacacacacacacacacacacacatatatatatatataaaaatatatacattattttattttaccatccctccctcccccctgtAGGCCAGTCAGAAGAGAGATCTGATGGTGGCAGCTCAGGTTCGGGGGCAGGGGCTGGTACAGGTGAGTTCACCGGTTTGGGTGAATCACACACAATCCAAATAgtgatattttcttttcatcagTAAAGTGACACACGGCCTGAATGATGCAGACACCCAAACTCGACAAAACATTTTCACGTAAGGCCCGAAACAGCAATTTGGACTCTTGATTCAAGCATTTCGATGACAAAGCGTAAATACGAGACTCCTTATGTGAATTATAGGGCTGATGGAAAGTCGAGTTTTTGGTCTGAAGGCTTTATTTTGTGGGCCTTGTCTttgcaattgtattttttaaatgtcggGCTTGTGTAAAACTAAAAGGTACACATAAAAGTTGTTCAAGTTATTAACAGGAACACATGCACAAGCttttcacatttacacctatgtGTAGTAAAATAAAGCTTTAATGCGCGTACCATGGGACTGTTGGTAAGCAATGGCTAGTACACTCCCTACGTGATTGTTAGCTTGTGACAAGTGTTTGTTGAATTGCTCTAATAATGAATTCAAAAGAATTGAATTTGCTAAACCAGGATGGAATTAATCTTTTGCTCTCACAACCAAATGAAGCCAAAACACAAATTTCAAATACCAAGTTGTGATTTGCTCCCCCTCAGATAAAATTGCCTTAGAGGGGGTGGTGGTGCAGAGAGCAGATTGCCGGCCGGCTGTTAGTGACAGCTATATGAAGCTGAAGAGGTGAGTTGTTTGTCCTCATTAATGCAGTTTACAACATAAATTACCTTTTTAATTGACTCAAGTACTGCTGGTGCTTCAACTACTTTGTGCTTTAGACTTTACTCAAATTTAGTTTATAGAGTAATTTGCATACACAGGGAATGCAACTCAAAGTGCTTCATCGAGATAAAACCAAAATAGCAGGAAGGATAGAAGGACCCACCTCTCCCAACCCcacagataaatgcagaagCAGCAACTACTGGCTGTCGTATTGAGATAGTCTAGAGAGACATGGCAAGCCACCAAGTATCCAGGTGAGGACAAACAAGCTGTGGAAGTCATCTACACCAAGGAGGATATCATCACAGAATGTTGGGACTCACTACATTGTGCCGCCTTCCCAGGTGCAGGAGGCTGCAGTGTGGCACACCTAACACACCTCCTGTGTGGAGGCTCCCATGCGGAGACACTGGAGTAAAAcctaaaaagtttaaaaaacaaacaaacaatagaaCAGGATAAAAAGTACAAGTAAATGAGATACAATCAAATTGAATAGGAATAGATgggtaaaatgaataaataaagtcGATGGAATCATTTTGGAGcactcttcaaatattttgctcAAGACTgcatttgtcaacttttttttttttccgcaataACATACACATTCATGCTGCTCTTGAAACAGGTTACAAATTGAAGAGTCCACCAAGCCGATCCGACTGTCACAGCAGTTGACCAAAGCAGTCACCAACAACTACAAACCTGTGGCGAACCATGCGTATAACGTAAGAATAAAACTTTCGTTGCACACCAAGCACATGCCATGGACAATGCAATACCTGTGATGaattgtttttccatctttgtgAAAGCAACAACCTATAAGTGGAT
The DNA window shown above is from Syngnathoides biaculeatus isolate LvHL_M chromosome 3, ASM1980259v1, whole genome shotgun sequence and carries:
- the gpalpp1 gene encoding GPALPP motifs-containing protein 1 produces the protein MQIVANIMTSQSDIGPALPPSFKNASDSDDESDFAGPALPPGYKRGEQSSSSDESEVVVKRVKTAHLCEDKHVVVKKTKTDEDDGFFGPALPPGFSKKQSSPERPPVLGPALPPGFRRAEYDDNDGDEEGLPGPALPPDYKADSFTSEDEEDDIIGPMPSKCPVQNTVALDIERRARMMKDKLTKVDAPEVPTRETWMTELPPELQHIGLGARSFKKRSGPEMGDRSIWTDTPADTERKATERIERKKKGEAEKASAPQISQKDLEMADKVSKYNKTKRSESLMSLHSKTMKEKAKQERDKPVERRAFDRETDLQVNRFDDAQKQRLLKKSQELNTRFSHSNDRMFL
- the gtf2f2a gene encoding general transcription factor IIF subunit 2 isoform X2, which codes for MSEKAGDVDLTGAKLNTGVWLVKVPKYLSQQWAKATGRGEVGKLRISKKGNQGKPEVSFTLNEELTVIDGLEDKTVSAPREHPLTMQTVGGQTLAVFTETSSDKIALEGVVVQRADCRPAVSDSYMKLKRLQIEESTKPIRLSQQLTKAVTNNYKPVANHAYNLEYERKKKEEGKRARADKQQVLDMLFSAFEKHQYYNIKDLVDITKQPVIYLKEILRDIGIYNVKGTHKSTWELKPEYRHYQDEEKTDE
- the gtf2f2a gene encoding general transcription factor IIF subunit 2 isoform X1 translates to MSEKAGDVDLTGAKLNTGVWLVKVPKYLSQQWAKATGRGEVGKLRISKKGNQGKPEVSFTLNEELTVIDGLEDKTVSAPREHPLTMQTVGGQTLAVFTETSSGQSEERSDGGSSGSGAGAGTDKIALEGVVVQRADCRPAVSDSYMKLKRLQIEESTKPIRLSQQLTKAVTNNYKPVANHAYNLEYERKKKEEGKRARADKQQVLDMLFSAFEKHQYYNIKDLVDITKQPVIYLKEILRDIGIYNVKGTHKSTWELKPEYRHYQDEEKTDE